A window of Gopherus evgoodei ecotype Sinaloan lineage chromosome 13, rGopEvg1_v1.p, whole genome shotgun sequence contains these coding sequences:
- the GGT5 gene encoding glutathione hydrolase 5 proenzyme isoform X1 yields the protein MSTRKICCLVLLVLGLLAIAVSVIVILAQPKCAPGSYLHAAVAADTEICSDIGRDILQRKGSAVDAAIAALVCTSVLNPQSMGLGGGVIFTIYNATTGEVVVINARETAPENINQDLLNQCNDFALQIGSQWIAVPGELRGYEEAHRRYGRLPWKWLFEPTIQLLTHGIRMPAALSKFLSHPLLQSFLKKSSLCQLFCENGVVLKPDAIIFWPTLLKTLKAIAEKGAREFYEGEIAQNLVKDIKHENGNLMLSDLKNFQAKVMTPLNISLGGYTMYSPPPPAGGAVLLFILNILKEFKFTPESLEPANRKIETYHRIAEALKFGNGQKPKLDDPQFSGIQQVIIQELLSNSFAELVRKRIDDRGDHPGSFYNLSQPSNTGYGTSHVSVLAEDGSAVSVTSTINQPFGSMVYSPSTGIILNNELADFCKKKPKNKITSGERPPSDMVPSILVSKDDNSKLVIGGSGGDLIISATALAIMNKLWFGYDLERAISLPVLHASMNNSIQFEPGFDEAVKGELLRRGHHEQKRTMFLNVVQGISKEGRCIFAYSDRRKLGKSSGY from the exons GGACATCCTACAACGTAAAGGTTCAGCTGTGGATGCTGCTATTGCTGCTCTGGTCTGCACTTCGGTTTTGAACCCCCAGAGTATGGGCCTGGGAGGAGGTGTCATCTTTACTATCTATAATGCAACCACAG GAGAGGTCGTGGTGATTAACGCTCGTGAAACAGCTCCAGAAAATATCAACCAAGACTTGTTAAATCAGTGTAATGATTTTGCTCTCCAAATAG GGAGCCAGTGGATTGCAGTCCCAGGGGAACTTCGTGGATATGAAGAAGCCCACAGGCGCTATGGCCGGTTGCCATGGAAATGGCTGTTTGAACCAACCATCCAGCTTCTTACACATGGAATCAGAATGCCAGCAGCGCTGAGCAAATTTCTCAGTCACCCACTGTTACAGAGCTTTTTGAAAAAGTCATCCTTGTG CCAGCTGTTCTGTGAGAATGGTGTGGTCCTAAAACCTGATGCAATCATCTTTTGGCCAACTCTGCTGAAAACACTGAAGGCTATAGCAGAGAAGGGAGCCAGAGAATTTTATGAGGGCGAGATAGCACAGAATTTGGTGAAGGACATAAAACATGAAA ACGGCAATCTGATGCTGAGTGACCTCAAGAATTTCCAGGCAAAAGTGATGACACCCCTGAATATTTCTCTGGGTGGATACACAATgtattcccccccaccaccagctGGGGGTGCTGTTCTTCTCTTCATCCTCAACATACTGAAAG AGTTTAAATTCACGCCAGAGTCCCTGGAGCCGGCCAATAGGAAGATTGAGACCTACCATCGTATTGCAGAGGCACTGAAGTTTGGCAATGGGCAAAAACCAAAACTGGATGACCCACAGTTCTCTGGCATACAGCAG GTGATTATTCAGGAACTGTTGTCGAACTCCTTTGCTGAACTTGTCAGGAAGCGTATAGATGACAGAGGTGACCATCCAGGCAGTTTTTACAATCTCTCACAGCCAAGCAACACAGGCTACGGCACCTCCCACGTCTCCGTCCTCGCTGAAGATGGCAGTGCTGTGTCTGTCACCAGCACTATCAACCAGCC GTTTGGCTCAATGGTATATTCTCCAAGCACTGGGATCATTTTAAATAACGAGCTCGCTGACTTCtgcaagaagaagccaaaaaacAAGATCACTAGCG GAGAGAGACCCCCCTCTGACATGGTTCCTTCCATTCTCGTCTCCAAAGATGATAACTCCAAGCTGGTGATTGGAGGCTCAGGAGGGGACCTGATTATCAGCGCCACTGCCTTG GCGATCATGAACAAACTCTGGTTTGGCTATGACCTGGAGCGTGCCATCTCACTGCCTGTTCTCCATGCCTCCATGAACAACTCCATCCAGTTTGAGCCAGGCTTTGATGAG GCTGTTAAGGGGGAACTGCTGCGCAGAGGACACCATGAACAGAAACGCACCATGTTCCTGAATGTTGTGCAGGGGATTTCAAAGGAAGGAAGATGCATCTTTGCTTATTCTGATCGAAGGAAGCTGGGGAAGTCATCTGGGTATTAA
- the GGT5 gene encoding glutathione hydrolase 5 proenzyme isoform X2: protein MKQAAGGGLSVTDRQEEVVCAISNRIWGMGVACAIASGIEGGGGMARANTSGIEREEELAYANTSGIEGSQWIAVPGELRGYEEAHRRYGRLPWKWLFEPTIQLLTHGIRMPAALSKFLSHPLLQSFLKKSSLCQLFCENGVVLKPDAIIFWPTLLKTLKAIAEKGAREFYEGEIAQNLVKDIKHENGNLMLSDLKNFQAKVMTPLNISLGGYTMYSPPPPAGGAVLLFILNILKEFKFTPESLEPANRKIETYHRIAEALKFGNGQKPKLDDPQFSGIQQVIIQELLSNSFAELVRKRIDDRGDHPGSFYNLSQPSNTGYGTSHVSVLAEDGSAVSVTSTINQPFGSMVYSPSTGIILNNELADFCKKKPKNKITSGERPPSDMVPSILVSKDDNSKLVIGGSGGDLIISATALAIMNKLWFGYDLERAISLPVLHASMNNSIQFEPGFDEAVKGELLRRGHHEQKRTMFLNVVQGISKEGRCIFAYSDRRKLGKSSGY from the exons ATGAAACAGGCAGCTGGAGGAGGATTATCAGTAACGGACAGGCAGGAGGAGGTGGTCTGTGCTATCTCTAATAGAATATGGGGCATGGGGGTGGCCTGTGCTATCGCCAGTGGAATTGAAGGCGGGGGAGGAATGGCCCGTGCTAACACCAGTGGGATTGAAAGGGAGGAGGAACTGGCCTATGCTAACACCAGTGGGATTgaag GGAGCCAGTGGATTGCAGTCCCAGGGGAACTTCGTGGATATGAAGAAGCCCACAGGCGCTATGGCCGGTTGCCATGGAAATGGCTGTTTGAACCAACCATCCAGCTTCTTACACATGGAATCAGAATGCCAGCAGCGCTGAGCAAATTTCTCAGTCACCCACTGTTACAGAGCTTTTTGAAAAAGTCATCCTTGTG CCAGCTGTTCTGTGAGAATGGTGTGGTCCTAAAACCTGATGCAATCATCTTTTGGCCAACTCTGCTGAAAACACTGAAGGCTATAGCAGAGAAGGGAGCCAGAGAATTTTATGAGGGCGAGATAGCACAGAATTTGGTGAAGGACATAAAACATGAAA ACGGCAATCTGATGCTGAGTGACCTCAAGAATTTCCAGGCAAAAGTGATGACACCCCTGAATATTTCTCTGGGTGGATACACAATgtattcccccccaccaccagctGGGGGTGCTGTTCTTCTCTTCATCCTCAACATACTGAAAG AGTTTAAATTCACGCCAGAGTCCCTGGAGCCGGCCAATAGGAAGATTGAGACCTACCATCGTATTGCAGAGGCACTGAAGTTTGGCAATGGGCAAAAACCAAAACTGGATGACCCACAGTTCTCTGGCATACAGCAG GTGATTATTCAGGAACTGTTGTCGAACTCCTTTGCTGAACTTGTCAGGAAGCGTATAGATGACAGAGGTGACCATCCAGGCAGTTTTTACAATCTCTCACAGCCAAGCAACACAGGCTACGGCACCTCCCACGTCTCCGTCCTCGCTGAAGATGGCAGTGCTGTGTCTGTCACCAGCACTATCAACCAGCC GTTTGGCTCAATGGTATATTCTCCAAGCACTGGGATCATTTTAAATAACGAGCTCGCTGACTTCtgcaagaagaagccaaaaaacAAGATCACTAGCG GAGAGAGACCCCCCTCTGACATGGTTCCTTCCATTCTCGTCTCCAAAGATGATAACTCCAAGCTGGTGATTGGAGGCTCAGGAGGGGACCTGATTATCAGCGCCACTGCCTTG GCGATCATGAACAAACTCTGGTTTGGCTATGACCTGGAGCGTGCCATCTCACTGCCTGTTCTCCATGCCTCCATGAACAACTCCATCCAGTTTGAGCCAGGCTTTGATGAG GCTGTTAAGGGGGAACTGCTGCGCAGAGGACACCATGAACAGAAACGCACCATGTTCCTGAATGTTGTGCAGGGGATTTCAAAGGAAGGAAGATGCATCTTTGCTTATTCTGATCGAAGGAAGCTGGGGAAGTCATCTGGGTATTAA
- the GGT5 gene encoding glutathione hydrolase 5 proenzyme isoform X3: MGLGGGVIFTIYNATTGEVVVINARETAPENINQDLLNQCNDFALQIGSQWIAVPGELRGYEEAHRRYGRLPWKWLFEPTIQLLTHGIRMPAALSKFLSHPLLQSFLKKSSLCQLFCENGVVLKPDAIIFWPTLLKTLKAIAEKGAREFYEGEIAQNLVKDIKHENGNLMLSDLKNFQAKVMTPLNISLGGYTMYSPPPPAGGAVLLFILNILKEFKFTPESLEPANRKIETYHRIAEALKFGNGQKPKLDDPQFSGIQQVIIQELLSNSFAELVRKRIDDRGDHPGSFYNLSQPSNTGYGTSHVSVLAEDGSAVSVTSTINQPFGSMVYSPSTGIILNNELADFCKKKPKNKITSGERPPSDMVPSILVSKDDNSKLVIGGSGGDLIISATALAIMNKLWFGYDLERAISLPVLHASMNNSIQFEPGFDEAVKGELLRRGHHEQKRTMFLNVVQGISKEGRCIFAYSDRRKLGKSSGY, translated from the exons ATGGGCCTGGGAGGAGGTGTCATCTTTACTATCTATAATGCAACCACAG GAGAGGTCGTGGTGATTAACGCTCGTGAAACAGCTCCAGAAAATATCAACCAAGACTTGTTAAATCAGTGTAATGATTTTGCTCTCCAAATAG GGAGCCAGTGGATTGCAGTCCCAGGGGAACTTCGTGGATATGAAGAAGCCCACAGGCGCTATGGCCGGTTGCCATGGAAATGGCTGTTTGAACCAACCATCCAGCTTCTTACACATGGAATCAGAATGCCAGCAGCGCTGAGCAAATTTCTCAGTCACCCACTGTTACAGAGCTTTTTGAAAAAGTCATCCTTGTG CCAGCTGTTCTGTGAGAATGGTGTGGTCCTAAAACCTGATGCAATCATCTTTTGGCCAACTCTGCTGAAAACACTGAAGGCTATAGCAGAGAAGGGAGCCAGAGAATTTTATGAGGGCGAGATAGCACAGAATTTGGTGAAGGACATAAAACATGAAA ACGGCAATCTGATGCTGAGTGACCTCAAGAATTTCCAGGCAAAAGTGATGACACCCCTGAATATTTCTCTGGGTGGATACACAATgtattcccccccaccaccagctGGGGGTGCTGTTCTTCTCTTCATCCTCAACATACTGAAAG AGTTTAAATTCACGCCAGAGTCCCTGGAGCCGGCCAATAGGAAGATTGAGACCTACCATCGTATTGCAGAGGCACTGAAGTTTGGCAATGGGCAAAAACCAAAACTGGATGACCCACAGTTCTCTGGCATACAGCAG GTGATTATTCAGGAACTGTTGTCGAACTCCTTTGCTGAACTTGTCAGGAAGCGTATAGATGACAGAGGTGACCATCCAGGCAGTTTTTACAATCTCTCACAGCCAAGCAACACAGGCTACGGCACCTCCCACGTCTCCGTCCTCGCTGAAGATGGCAGTGCTGTGTCTGTCACCAGCACTATCAACCAGCC GTTTGGCTCAATGGTATATTCTCCAAGCACTGGGATCATTTTAAATAACGAGCTCGCTGACTTCtgcaagaagaagccaaaaaacAAGATCACTAGCG GAGAGAGACCCCCCTCTGACATGGTTCCTTCCATTCTCGTCTCCAAAGATGATAACTCCAAGCTGGTGATTGGAGGCTCAGGAGGGGACCTGATTATCAGCGCCACTGCCTTG GCGATCATGAACAAACTCTGGTTTGGCTATGACCTGGAGCGTGCCATCTCACTGCCTGTTCTCCATGCCTCCATGAACAACTCCATCCAGTTTGAGCCAGGCTTTGATGAG GCTGTTAAGGGGGAACTGCTGCGCAGAGGACACCATGAACAGAAACGCACCATGTTCCTGAATGTTGTGCAGGGGATTTCAAAGGAAGGAAGATGCATCTTTGCTTATTCTGATCGAAGGAAGCTGGGGAAGTCATCTGGGTATTAA